In Gemmatimonadales bacterium, the DNA window CGCGAGCGGCCCCGCCGTATCCTGGTTGTGGGAGATCGGCACGATCCCCGCCCGGCTCACCAGGCCCACCGTCGGCTTGATGCCGACCAGGCTGCACGCGGACGCCGGCGACGTGATCGAGCCGTCGGTCTCGGTGCCGACCGCCACGGCGCAGAGGTTCGCCGCCGCCGCGGCCGCGGAGCCGCTGCTCGAGCCCGACGGCGACCGGTCCAGCACGTACGGGTTGCGGCACTGCCCGCCGCGCCCGCTCCACCCGCTGATCGAGTGGCGGCCACGGAAGTTCGCCCACTCGCTCAGGTTCGTCTTCCCGAGAATCACCGCGCCGGCTTCGCGCAGCCGCGCGGCCACGGTCGAGTCGCGCGCGGCGATCGACGCGGCGAGGGCCAGCGAGCCGGCGCTGGTGTGCATCCTGTCCCCGGTGTCGATGTTGTCCTTGATCAGGACGGGGATGCCGTGCAGCGGCCCCCGCGCCCCCTTGGTCCGGCGCTCCACATCGAGCGCGTCGGCGGTGGCGAGGGCGTCGGGGTTCGTCTCGATCACCGTGTGGAGGTTGGGGCCCTTCTGATCCACCGCATCGATGCGCGCCAGGTACTGCTCGGCCAGCGCGCGCGCGGTCCAGCGGCCGGCACGCATCCCCTCCTGCAGCTGCGCGACCGTCACCTCGTCGAGATTCTCCTGCCCCTGCCAGCCACGCCGGCGGGCGGCGCCGAGCGCCTCCGCCGCGGGCATCCGGCGCACGTCCGCCGCGGCCAGGGCGCCGCCCAGCACCGTGGTGCCCACGAACGCCCGGCGCGTGATCCCGTCGCGAGCCATCGACTCACTCCGTCACAGGGTGGACGTGCACTGGGGGCACCGGGTGGCCTTGACCGGAATGGCCGAGAAGCAGAAGCGGCACTCCTTGGTCGCCGGCGCGGCCGCCGCCGGCTTGGCCACGGCCTGCTGCATGCGGTTCGCCATCCGGATCACGAGGAACAGCGCGAACGCGACGATGAGAAAGTCGATGGTGGCGTTGAGGAACACGCCGTAGTTGACGGTCGGCGCACCCGCGGCCTTCGCCGCCGCGAGGCTCGGGTAGCTGGTCCCCGACAGGTTCAGGTACAGGCCGCTGAAGTCCACCTTGCCCACCACGAGCCCGATGGGCGGCATCAGGATGTCGGCCACCAGCGACGAGACGATCTTGCCGAACGCGGCGCCGATGATCACCGCGACCGCCAGGTCGATGACGTTGCCGCGCAGGATGAACGCCTTGAATTCCTTGAACATGGTCCAGCCTCCTGGGTTGACCTGCGTTACTTCGCACGCGGCGCTGGCGTGATCCTCACCATCACCACGGTGTGCGGAGCGACCGGCGTGTCGTAGCGCCCGCGCCCGCCGACGGCGTCCCGGTGGAGCCACAGGTCGCGCACCCGAGCCGTCGCACCGCTCGCCCACCCGAGATCGCTCCACTCCACCCCCATCGTCGCCGCGCCCTCGGTCCGGTTCAGGAACGCCACCGCCCGCGACCCATCCCGGAGCGGCTTCACCCACACCTGGAGCCCCGGCTCGGTCTGCTTCAGCAGCCATCCCTCGACGCCGAGCGAGTCCTGGTCCACCGCGATCACCTCGGGATTGGTGAGGATGTCGCGGGTCGCCGCGGTCATCGTCCGGAGATCGTTGCCGGCGAGGAGCGGCGCGGCCACGATCGCCCACAGCGAAAAGTGCGCGCGGTACTCGGCGTCGCTCATGCCGCCGTTGCCGACCTCGAGCATGTCGGGGTCGTTCCACCCGCCGGGGCCGGCCACGGCCTGGTGGACGGACGAGGCGTCGAGGTTGGCCAGCATGCTCGCCCAGGTATCCTCGATGTCCCCGGTGGTCCGCCACAGGTGGCCGATGCCGGCCGCCCACTCCCACGGGTGGTTGGAGCCCCACTCGCAGAGGCTCAGCACGATCGGCCGCCCGGTCGCGACCAGGGCCTCGTGGAACTTGCGGTACTGCGCCGGCGCCTCGAGG includes these proteins:
- a CDS encoding glycoside hydrolase family 27 protein, whose amino-acid sequence is MAALAAALLPSLLASPGVAQVRRLDDGLARTPPMGWNSWNKFACHVDEQLIEATADAMVSSGMRDAGYRYVVIDDCWQVYRDTAGTIVADPQLFPHGMKAVADYVHAKGLKFGIYTDAGTNTCQGRPGTLNHEAQDARTYASWGVDYVKEDWCNARGLEAPAQYRKFHEALVATGRPIVLSLCEWGSNHPWEWAAGIGHLWRTTGDIEDTWASMLANLDASSVHQAVAGPGGWNDPDMLEVGNGGMSDAEYRAHFSLWAIVAAPLLAGNDLRTMTAATRDILTNPEVIAVDQDSLGVEGWLLKQTEPGLQVWVKPLRDGSRAVAFLNRTEGAATMGVEWSDLGWASGATARVRDLWLHRDAVGGRGRYDTPVAPHTVVMVRITPAPRAK
- the mscL gene encoding large conductance mechanosensitive channel protein MscL, coding for MFKEFKAFILRGNVIDLAVAVIIGAAFGKIVSSLVADILMPPIGLVVGKVDFSGLYLNLSGTSYPSLAAAKAAGAPTVNYGVFLNATIDFLIVAFALFLVIRMANRMQQAVAKPAAAAPATKECRFCFSAIPVKATRCPQCTSTL